One genomic window of Acidimicrobiia bacterium includes the following:
- a CDS encoding fibronectin type III domain-containing protein: MASASATWTDEVAIDWREPTNTGSDSIFDFIIEWRVGVAGSWQTFNDGVSLSTDDIVTGLQTGSEHSFRVAAVSAAGTSDWSNVLTATPVAFDPYNLDDGPVNNGHSHAFYWYEAPGTPNDAYFELGAVDASSGQIQVVNYYIGLQGDNAWLNPLLTANKDQYGSSGTFFTCGSSYDFYVRVARGSQSTAWLLISDHIQFFGC, from the coding sequence ATGGCATCTGCTTCCGCTACGTGGACCGACGAAGTGGCCATCGACTGGAGAGAACCAACAAATACTGGCTCCGATAGCATCTTCGACTTCATTATTGAGTGGCGAGTAGGAGTCGCCGGGTCTTGGCAAACCTTCAACGACGGTGTTTCTCTATCTACCGATGACATAGTTACTGGTTTACAAACTGGAAGCGAGCATTCATTCAGAGTTGCCGCCGTAAGTGCTGCCGGTACAAGCGACTGGTCAAACGTTCTCACCGCCACTCCTGTTGCTTTTGACCCATATAACTTGGACGACGGCCCAGTAAATAATGGTCACAGCCATGCCTTTTACTGGTATGAGGCACCGGGTACTCCAAACGATGCTTATTTCGAACTCGGGGCCGTTGACGCCTCGTCAGGTCAAATACAAGTCGTAAACTACTACATCGGTTTACAAGGCGACAACGCATGGTTGAACCCATTACTTACCGCAAACAAAGATCAATACGGTTCTTCTGGGACATTCTTTACCTGTGGCTCTAGTTATGACTTTTACGTACGCGTGGCGCGGGGATCACAATCCACCGCTTGGCTCCTCATCAGCGACCACATACAGTTCTTCGGCTGCTAA